From Scylla paramamosain isolate STU-SP2022 chromosome 18, ASM3559412v1, whole genome shotgun sequence, one genomic window encodes:
- the LOC135109287 gene encoding sec1 family domain-containing protein 1-like has product MASSLREKQIASLRRMINLNAATGSTSVASETTFSVLIYDKHGQDIISPLLSVKELREMGVTLHMLLHSERGEVPDVPAIYFCQPTEENLIRIGQDFNDGLYSSYYLNFISPISRQKMEDLALAALQAGCQASIKKVYDQYVNFISLEEDMFTLKHQGSEALSYYAVNRGDVKDSDIDIIMDSIVDSLFSVFVNLGQVPIIRCQRGNAAESVGERLDKKLRENLRDTRNSFFTGLGTDTFAAGQLSFQRPLLVLVDRNVDLATPLHHTWTYQALTHDVLNLSLNRITLVEQDQAHPTARSKTKEYDLNDMDNFWATHKGSAFPDVAAAVEAELEEYKKAESHIKGLKADLPGDDAIDLLSDNTAKLTSAITSLPELIKKKTEIDKHMSIAMALLNSIKSRKLDVFFETEEKIMGRATLERPLLEIIKDPECGSPQDKMRIFLIMYLCAANMTDAEFNDYATALVEADADTKALLYLKRWKSLMKMTAGGGMSEYTGGVAKTVSMFSKLMNQGSALVVEGVNFVLKENKLPLTRIVDHLMELKNSEEEKEYRYFDPKLLRPGDTSGAVPRTRTPFQEAVVMVVGGGNYMEYGNLVSYAKKKSGTSNKRIIYGCTDVVNPEQFLDQLTKLGGEIS; this is encoded by the exons ATGGCCTCGTCTCTTAGGGAAAAACAGATAG CCTCTCTGCGGCGTATGATAAACCTGAACGCTGCCACGGGAAGCACCTCAGTGGCCAGCGAGACAACCTTCTCAGTGCTCATATATGACAAGCATGGCCAGGACATTATCTCCCCACTCCTCTCTGTCAAGGAACTTAGAGAGATGGGTGTCACGCTGCACAT GCTCCTGCATAGTGAGAGGGGGGAAGTGCCAGATGTGCCAGCCATATACTTCTGTCAGCCTACTGAAGAGAATCtgatcaggattggccaggacTTTAATGACGGACTTTATTCCTCTTACTATCTCAACTTCATCTCCCCCATAAGCCGACAGAAGATGGAGGATCTGGCACTAGCAGCACTGCAGGCTGGATGCCAGGCCAGCataaagaag GTGTATGATCAGTATGTGAACTTCATCAGCCTGGAAGAAGATATGTTCACACTAAAACATCAAGGCTCAGAAGCTCTTTCTTACTATG CTGTCAACCGTGGTGATGTGAAGGACTCTGATATTGACATCATCATGGACTCAATTGTTGATAGTCTGTTTTCAGTCTTTGTGAATTTGG GTCAGGTGCCAATCATTCGGTGTCAGCGGGGAAATGCAGCAGAAAGTGTTGGTGAACGTCTGGACAAAAAGTTGCGAGAGAACCTAAGGGACACGCGTAACTCCTTCTTCACTGGACTTGGAACAGACACTTTTGCTGCAGGTCAACTGAG TTTTCAGAGGCCGCTGTTGGTTCTGGTTGATCGTAATGTGGATCTGGCAACACCTCTTCACCACACATGGACATACCAGGCTCTTACCCACGATGTGCTCAACCTCAGCCTCAACCGCATCACCCTGGTTGAACAGGACCAAGCTCATCCCACTGCACGCTCCAAGACAAAGGAATATGATCTGAATGACATGGATAACTTTTGGGCCACTCATAAAG gGAGTGCCTTCCCAGAtgttgcagcagcagtagaggCAGAGTTGGAAGAGTACAAGAAAGCAGAGTCTCATATTAAGGGACTAAAAGCTGATCTGCCTGGAGATGATGCCATTGATCTTTTGAGTGACAATACTGCAAAGTTAACATCTGCCATCACTTCCCTGCCAGagttgataaagaaaaagacagaaattgATAAGCACATGAGCATTGCTATGG CATTACTAAACAGCATCAAGTCCCGAAAGCTGGATGTTTTCTttgagacagaagaaaaaataatgggcCGAGCTACCCTGGAACGACCTTTGCTTGAG ATTATTAAAGATCCAGAATGTGGGAGTCCTCAGGACAAAATGAGAATTTTCCTCATCATGTACCTCTGTGCAGCCAACATGACAGATGCTGAGTTCAATGACTATGCCACTGCCTTAGTTGAGGCAGATGCAGATACAAAAGCTCTCCTGTACCTCAAACGCTGGAAGTCTCTGATGAAG ATGACAGCTGGTGGAGGTATGTCAGAATATACAGGAGGAGTGGCCAAGACTGTCTCCATGTTCTCCAAACTTATGAATCAAGGATCAGCCTTAGTAGTGGAAGGGGTCAATTTTGTACTCAAGGAAAAT AAACTTCCACTTACAAGAATAGTCGATCATCTAATGGAACTCAAAaacagtgaggaggagaaggagtaccGATACTTTGACCCAAAGCTGCTGCGGCCTGGAGACACCTCAGGAGCCGTCCCTCGCACCCGCACTCCATTCCAG GaagcagtggtgatggtagtaggaGGTGGAAACTACATGGAGTATGGAAACTTGGTGAGCTACGCAAAGAAGAAATCTGGGACCAGTAACAAGAGAAT